AACCATAAGTCAGTATTTAATTGGGAAATTCCTATTCCTTAAGCCATAGCGCCAGGCAACATTTTCTCAGGTATTGAGGTTATCAGTAATTAACAAGATGAGGGGTCTAGATTCTGAGTCCCTTCTTCCCTCCCAAGTGCCTTAGTCTAACGTCAAACTTGTACTTCGCCAAGGCTCTTGTCCCAAGATTGTATTGAAGGTAAAATGGCCCTCAAATAATTCCTTTTATTAGTTTATCAGTTTTGAAAGCACAGTTAAAGTCGGAAggattttcagtttttcctttttatttttaagaaatgcATTTGTCTCATGAGGAATTAACATGACCAGTTGTCTGACTATATTACATCATTGTACTTCTTGACTTCAGcacaaaaaatacatgtatttcaGATTTAAAACAATACTGTGAAAATTTAGGCcaacttctttgttttctttgctgaCCATTTTGTCACTGCCAAGCACCAGCAGGAGTCTGGAGTGCCCTTGTTGACAGATTTTTGGTTCCCTAATTCTTTTAGCCTTAGTACAGGCAACAGTACGTGACCATGAGTGGATTTGTAACTTGAGACCATTTTTTCCATCACTGTATTCAGAAGAACTTAATACCTTCTTGACTTGATGACCAGATGCTTTTAGTAGACAGCCAACAATTTTCTGTTAAATTTGCCAATGCCAGCGcctaaaacaaattaaagtccAACTGACTAACTGCTGTTTTCAGTTTGATCTTTGTACACTCAGTGAgagaatgcttttttttttttttatataattgtgATTACTTCCTACTCTGCCAGCCAGGAGCCTGTCTCACAACGTAgaatagttttatttattttttactattattgatagtaaatacacacattctcaggacctaatcatgcactaatggagagatgggctaccagctggaccagccgccctgagcggttgggggggggttacagGGCCTTGCTCAATGGcccctggcagtgcccaggaggtgaagtggcatctctccagctaccgagCCACACTCAGTACTTTGGTCCATGCGGGGACTTGAGCCgacgaccctccggttcccaacccaactccctacccTTCTAAAGTAAGATTAATATTTCAGGTTTTGGTGTGGCCAaaattttccccctttttttttttattcatttatttttttttcccttctctttAATGCAGCTTACTTAATATTATTGCTTTGGGATACAGGACCCAGTTTGAAACCAAAGGTCTATTTGAAATAATTATTGCAATGTACACTATGCTGTTCATCAACACAGCTAGTATATCTTTGGCCATTCACTTATGGTTTAATTATACAAATATGGCGGTATATGTATACAATTTGTAAATGTAACTATACGCTACAGCCCCTAAAATAGGTGTACCCTTGGAGTGTCATTCAGTAAGAGATTGAATGAAATGAATGTTAAGCGAATGAACCCATTAATACGTCATCAGGAAGGGTCTGTACCAGCTGTAATATCAGCCAATGGGGGTTGAAATGAGATATACATTAGCCAATCCGTGGATGATAGGCGGGCATTTGTCAAGCACGGTCACCGACGTTGTGGTGAACTTTGCCGGTGTTGAACTACCCCTGGTCCCTTGCTGTCACGGTAAGTAGATAATTGATAAACCCTAAAATTACTTGCATAATTTTGTAAGAAGATGGTAGTTTAAGGTGTTAACAGGCCTAATAGCGTATTTCCAAATATCGTGTTTTCCATATGAAGACGAATATATCTCGTGGTCGATTCCACATGGCTACCtagccagtcagtcagccagctagctagctagctaacgtcaacCAGCCATGCTAGCTTGCATTAGCCTTGACAGGTTAAATACTGTTAGTTTTACCAGCTACTGGGTCAGCTCCAAATGTTCCCTCTCTAGCAAACCACAAGTTTTAGCTCGATATTTGTTATTACCAGGTTGTATTGTAATCAATTAAAGTAGAGTCTGATTGAGCTGGGCCTAAGCTACAACCAACCTACTGAAACGGTACGGTTACTGCCACGACAGATGGATCACTGTTGCTGCTAGTCAAATTAACGGTAACGTTAGCTGAATGCATGTACGTGAGCTAACGTCTTCAAAAGCAAACTGTGCCCAAATGCATTGGATATACTGTGTAAAGAATGGGTGATTGTATGCTCATATCATACCTCTCAAGTCATGCAAGCTAATACTTCTCCAATTTCTTACATTTTATCAGGgattattttaaatccgtaacCCTGCAGTTGTATGATtgaagaacattgatataattaaatacattattcatttattatatatttctttCCTAGTTTGTTTCAGTCTTGGAGTATGGGCAGTGTGTTGGCTGCTGCCCCACCCAGTCCTGCCCCAGCTGCAGCTGGAGGTAGTCAAGGGGTCCCAGGGTTGGTGTCTGTCCCTCCAGGGTTCACTATGCCCTCAGTGTCTTCAGTCCCTCCAACATCTGGATCTGGCCAGCAGTCAGCAGATGCAGATTCCCCACTCCCAAACCCAGGCACATATGAGGAGTGCCACCGCAAATGTAAAGGTTAGAAAATCAATTTTTTCCctaggtttgtggaagactCAAGCGGGATTTTTGCTTCTGCGTTTGATCTATGCCTAACGAtgtatgtaggtatgtgtaGGCACCCTACGCCTTAGCCTGACATGCACCTCTTGAAGAATGTGACTACACGTCGCTTGGCaacgttgcatttccccctactcatttcctggttctccatAAACATGAAATGAAAGAGAGGGTTAACTCTTCCTGCTAAATATTTCCCACCATGGTCTGTAGGCACAGAAGAGACACTTTATTTCTCTCACCATGCCTCTAGAGTTGGCACTCGCTCtgaagctacacacacacacacacacacacacaNNNNNNNNNNcacacacacacaggccctgCTATTCTTAAAGAGATTGCTGCAAaggtataaacttcaggccacttacggaGGCTACGTctaaagctctgcgtggagcttCCACAGAACCATAGGTCACGCTTTAGTTGCTCTTATTTGGCGGGGGGGTTTTGAGATGCCCTAAACAGCTTGGGTGTAGCGCCTGAGCCTTATAATGGTAGGGTCCTGTActttgtatgtatatactgGTGTAGTTTATTCTTTACATTTGTTCAGccttttaaataataatcattgtAATGTAAGTGTAGTATTATTGTCCTATGGGCACAGTGTTATacaattttctaatgttacgTACATCTTTTTTGCCTTCTCTCTGTTTTAGAGGTGTTCCCTTTGCAGATGGAAGGGGTGCGGTTAGTGGTGAATAAGGGCCTGAGTAACCACTTCCAGGTCAGCCATACGGTTACCCTCAGTACCCTTGGGGATTCTGGTTATCGATTTGGTTCCACCTACGTAGGCAGTAAACAGACTGGACCAGCAGAGGTAATGATAATTTTCCCATCACTCCAACAAACTCCTAAAATGATTTTAACATTGGTAAATTTGGGTTGTAAATCTTCCTGGTCATGGTAGGAGACTGAATGTTGTCTGATGTATTTTTTAAGTAAGTTGCTTCTTTGCTCCAtgaatgggaaaaaaataaatgtaatattttaaatgaaaagcattTTTTATTTGGAAGCAGACTGCAGAAATCTGTATTCATAGGAGCAGGAAAAATGCCACGGTTATAATATTAAGCCTTTCTTGGTTACAGTAAGTTTATCTAATTTTTAATAACCGGTTTTGTCTTCCTCAGGGTTCTAAACTAAATAAcatactttagttttttttccttctttgccCACATGGACCACACAGCCAATTTGTAAATTCAGATAAACAACATTTACACTGATAGTTTCTGATAGATACTTTACAGCCCAAGGCTCATGGCCAATGGTATACCAGGTTTCAAATCCAATTCAGTTATCCAGATAACTTGAAAGCTGATGAGTGTGTTTGGTTCCCCATAGTCATTCCCAGTCATGGTTGGAGATATGGACAATACTGGTAGCCTGAATGCCCAGGTCATCCACCAGCTCACGTCTCTTGTGCGCTCCAAAATAGCCATCCAGGTATGTAGACTTCTTGAGGGAACAGGCTTTCAGAAGTTGTCTTTTAGACACTTCTTTTTAGGTTTTAAGTGCCACTGACATTGTTTGCCAGtctcatatattatatatttaacttttaatataactttttttttgtgtattgcaGACTCAGCAACACAAGTTTGTGAACTGGCAGTGTGACATGGAGTGTCGTGGTGAAGATTTCACTGCTGCAGTGACGCTCGGAAATCCAGATGTACTTGTTGGATCTGGTATGATTTTAAGTTTTTCAAAATTGTCTAGAGGTTTTCTTGTATACCTTATTTCCTCATTACAAGTTCAACAAAGGGGTTTGTTATAGTAATACTTACATTTACAAGCTACTTGATCCACATGCTAAAGATCCTTTTGGAGTTATTGAAACTACAGAAACACTGTCTACCTGTGGTTGTACAGCGAATGTTAGTGAAGCTTCTTCCCTCACAAACAACCTTTGTCCGAGAACAGCCACTGACTGCAGAGAGCACTTTAAccagacaaaagaaaagattaatTTTGTTATCAAGTTACACACAGAATTAACATTAATTAGCGGCGGTTAGTATGACCTACCACagccttattattattattttttttaaccagtgaAAGCGACGGTCCGTTCCGGCTTAAAATGAGAAGTTGCAACCTGAATGTTATGTGCAGTGCTACTCATCTAGATCTAGCCAAAACCCATCaagtaattaattatttaatatgaTTAAAATTAGGGAAGCAAAATACAGTGTTTGTGCATGCTTATGCATTTAAGATGTCTAAAGGTCCTCAGATCTCCACAGTTAGACAGATCAACAGTTACTGGCAAACCAACCAGGAACTGCAGTCGGGGCTGGGTGTTGTTTGAAAGTCTTTGGAAATAGTGCTGATTTTGATACCAAAATTATACCTGTTTTGATACCTAACTTTGATATACCTTTGTTATTATTTAGCAACAGAAGCCAGACAAATGTCTAAACCCAAGAAATCGTACAAGAACCATTCCTAATTAATACAGTTGTATTAATTTGGTCAAATATAGATTTTAAATCGGGACATTTCTGATCAAAGAATCAGTAACAATGATCAGGGGTGGAATTCTTCCGGATAAATCTGCCTTTTCCGACCTGAAAGTGAGGCTCATGTAAATCATGCAAATCCGCGCAAGGCACAGGCCACTGTCAACAGTTTTTTGTGCCTCTgattcatgtcttcatgtcacTCCGCGAGTAGTCCATTCATTTGTCACAATGGAACTTCATTCAAAGAAGGCAAGGCAAGAAGCAAAATGCAtgtcattttttcccccttgcTGTTTGTGTCCTTTGCCAATCACACCTATATGACTCTGGATATTATGAATCTGGCCTGTAAGGCACAGTGCTATGGACAAATCTGTTTGTACCATGACAATATTGAGGTCAGCAGTGTTGACAAATGTAGTACTCCATTTAAAATCCACATCAACAAGAAGGAATATGAAAAGCTGGCAAAACACCAGAGGCTAGAAAAGTAGAAACAAAAATGAGAACACACTGGAACACCTTAGAGAGGGAAATACATTGCTACTGCAAATATGGATGAGAAGGGACTATACTGTGTATAAAGGAAACTCTTTTAATACTTTCCATCAGGCATTTTGGTGGGCCACTATCTCCAGTCTATCACACCAGCTCTGGCTCTCGGTGGTGAGCTAGTGTACCACAGGAGACCAGGGGAGGAAGGAGCAGTCACCTCCCTCTTGGGCAGGTACACAGGTAAATCTCCACTTTGTCAACTTACTGAACTGTGCACGGCAAAACTACTTGAGGCTTACATTCACATTTTACAATTGTGCTTTAAGTTTAGagtttataatatatttaactACCAATTTCCATTCATTGTAGTTTGTTACTAACTTTTCTGTAGTGTGACTTGGATTTAGATAAGAGGTGCCTAGTTCCATCTCAGTATTCAATGTTAACTGTGTGATAGATTTTCCAACCCTTTAATCTCTCCTCAGGGGACAACTACGTTGCTACATTGACTTTGGGAGGGGCAGGAGCTCATGCCACATACTATCACAAAGCTAGTGATCAGGTACATCATTTTGGTAATAGTGTATTTggatgtatttctttattttatatcaGTCTGCCAAACTGCTAAAATGCTaatctggctatcaccagaccaaacCAAGCTCCATAGATTTGAGACTGAGCATTGCTCTAGGAAGTATGCATTCTGTGTctgctatgttgaatgtatGTCACTGTAACACCAGCACCACTCTGGCCGCCGAGGCGCTGTTAAGCTGAGCTGTTTTCACTTCGCTCATGTTTTCCAATCTGTCTGTTCACACTGTCTGCAATTTAGGAGTGGAGCACCTGTGCTCTACAGCGATTGTTGAGCGCTCCTCTTTTCTTCATCTTGACTTCTCAGCTGTGTCTAGTGCAAGACCGCTTATCATGCttagagggagggaaagagagaggtgtGACACCTGATCGATCACAAATCTACGCTTTGCGGGCTGTTTGTCAGAGGTTCTGTCTGAAAGAGATTTGAATACATGCGATGGGGACAAAAATCCAGTTCTTCTATGCGAAAACTAATTCTAAAATTCTGCTCAAGCTAAACTTCCAAAGTTTAAGTATTTGTAGTACAATATTCCTTTGTGTAACTATCCCTACACTGCATGGCTAATGtccaaagaaacacacaaagagagaactTTGTACTAAAAAGACAAACTTTGGAAGATACTGCTTACACGGCTGAAACCTCATAATAGCTTCAGCTGAATTTTCTGAGTACATTTTTGCATTAAAGGAGACCTGGATTTTATCCCCCACTTCTCTTGTATGGAAAGGGGAAAAATCACTGCTGCGTAAAATTAATTCAAGAACTATTTGAGTGTGAACCTATTATTTTACTTCTGTCTTCTAACACAGTTGCAGGTAGGAGTTGAATTTGAAGCAAGCACAAGGATGCAAGAAACCACAGCATCTTTTGGTTACCAGTTGGACGTTCCCAAAGCTAACTTCCTCTTTAAAGGTAAATAACTACAGTATGAATACACTCATAGCCATGTAAGTTCAGTGACTGTTCATTTAaaattgcaaaataaataaagattttattttaaaaaggaactATTCTGCTTCTTCACCTTTCCTCTTCACAGGCACAGTTGACAGTAACTGGGTAGTCGGGGCAACCCTTGAAAAGAAACTGCTGCCGCTACCTCTCACACTGGCCCTCGGGGCTTTCCTCAACCATCGCAAAAACAAGTTCCAGTGTGGCTTTGGTGTCACCATTGGCTAGACGTGCAGGGGCTGCCTGGAGCCAGCTCGCAGGCCACAGCTTGGACCCGCACAGAGACCCACAGGAACCTGGACTAAGTTTTAGAAATTGGATTCAGAGACTCTCTTATAACTGTGATTTCTGGGGCAgatagagagacaaagacaactACCAAGGAGCCAGGACTGGCAAAGCCATGCCTTCATTATGTAGCccaaatgtctttcttttatgGTGTATTGGATATACCCAGAGGCTAGAGTGATGAATGTCAGTGGGCATGAGGACATGCAATGTGAAAATCAAAGTAAGTGGTTAGACATAATATATGGTGGTCATGTATgatgattaaaataaatgtgattaCTTTTTGTAAAAGTGAATGTTGTGAGTTCTTGTAGAAGAATTTGATACTTTTTCAGGTTCACATTTATTTCGGGGTGCATTAtaaaatgttagcatgttttaATGTCAGCAGTAACTTCCTCCTCTGATGGTTTCTCATACTGTAGCGGAATCTGGTGAGTCTAGAAAGACTTCATAAGGTCACTCGGATAATCTGTAAAACATGGCAGATTCAGTGTTACATTATGTCAAGattaatagaatagaatagaatgtcaCAAAGACGTGTATAAAAAGTCGGTGTGTCAAAAAAGGCATAGCATACTATGTAATAATAGTTATAGTATAATGTCATATAAAGTATAGTGTAATCCGtcataaaaagtatttaaagcaagtcattaaaaagtcctAAAAGGTCAAAGTATGGTATGTCATAAAGTCATCTAGTATGCCATGAAAAATAAAGTCTGTAGGttgaaaaagctaaaaaagtcatagtatagtttgta
The Etheostoma spectabile isolate EspeVRDwgs_2016 chromosome 6, UIUC_Espe_1.0, whole genome shotgun sequence genome window above contains:
- the tomm40 gene encoding mitochondrial import receptor subunit TOM40 homolog, translated to MGSVLAAAPPSPAPAAAGGSQGVPGLVSVPPGFTMPSVSSVPPTSGSGQQSADADSPLPNPGTYEECHRKCKEVFPLQMEGVRLVVNKGLSNHFQVSHTVTLSTLGDSGYRFGSTYVGSKQTGPAESFPVMVGDMDNTGSLNAQVIHQLTSLVRSKIAIQTQQHKFVNWQCDMECRGEDFTAAVTLGNPDVLVGSGILVGHYLQSITPALALGGELVYHRRPGEEGAVTSLLGRYTGDNYVATLTLGGAGAHATYYHKASDQLQVGVEFEASTRMQETTASFGYQLDVPKANFLFKGTVDSNWVVGATLEKKLLPLPLTLALGAFLNHRKNKFQCGFGVTIG